The region GAGATAATACCTAAATATTGCCTCGTTTTATATGTGTTAAAATCGATATACTTCTGTCGGAGTGATGCAATAGTCAAGAGGAATATCTCCATCTCTTACATCACTAATGTGGTCTTCTGGTGGGAAGAAACTCAATCCCACTTTGATCACATCGGGCTTGCATTCTGCTAAGAATCGATCATAGAATCCCTTGCCATAGCCTATTCTATTTCCTTGTTTGTCATAAGCTAATAGAGGAATGAAGATTACATCAAGTTGTTTTTCGCTTACTTGGATGCCATCTACAGGTTCTGGTATACCATAGTTATTGACTTTAATTGTAGTGTTATCAGTCAAGAGATAATGTGATAATGTTCCCTCCTTAAAGTCAGATTTAGATAAGATAGTATTTTTATCCTTACCTGCTAATATCTGAAGTAGGTATTCTGTATCTAT is a window of Myroides oncorhynchi DNA encoding:
- a CDS encoding 5-formyltetrahydrofolate cyclo-ligase, yielding MNKDELRIKYKNLRDNLDLDRIDDLSLEIANQALHLPIWDKVNYHLFLSIRNKKEIDTEYLLQILAGKDKNTILSKSDFKEGTLSHYLLTDNTTIKVNNYGIPEPVDGIQVSEKQLDVIFIPLLAYDKQGNRIGYGKGFYDRFLAECKPDVIKVGLSFFPPEDHISDVRDGDIPLDYCITPTEVYRF